The Osmia bicornis bicornis unplaced genomic scaffold, iOsmBic2.1, whole genome shotgun sequence genomic interval cctgccagggccgataaggaggtgaaggagcttcgcgaacagctgaagctgcgggaggaacaagtggctgcccaggaggcccaactcaacatcctgcaaaatagcctggcagacattacgtgcagggtcgctgccacagaggtgccggcgcctgaaggtCCCGGCCCACCCAAAAGGTCGGCGgggcccggctcgccgttgtctggcgaagaggcgggcaggaaaaggaggaaggacgcagtcgaagctttcgacttaccgtcttgcccgcctgaatgtcccgtggtgcaagtaccaatcccagctgctgcacctggaaaagaggaggggaaggttggtggcctcgaggCCGACCtaatgaggggatttgcggctctcctcgaaaagggcctgtcggggctccgggcggagttcaaagccgctattgcagccgtccagcccccgcctaagagggcggagcatgttaagtggggagctgcggctgcgaccatccccactgcatcgaggatggaagctgagaggcgggtgcggaataggaccctgccagccacggagccgttgccggggccctcctcagcacccgaccaaccggcatcatttgtggaggctagaatggcccggattgtcgaagaataTCGGaagacggcggatgggacctgggtgacggtggtcggccgccccgctaaagctgcagagaagaaggcggcagcggctaaggcccctccctcccagagctccaaggtggttgcccagaaggggcaaaagagaggggcggcaccggcggttaaggggcaaggggcccaacctgccaggcagaaggccccccgccctcctcgtactgcggctgtcaccatcaacctagctgccgaggctaaggtctcatacgccgaggccatgctcatggcccgggagcgggtcaagttggaggagctgggcatcacggcgttgatgcccagaagagctcggaccggtggcttggtcctcgagttacatggggaggacaggacggagaaagctgccaatttggctgaccgactccgccaggtgttcagtggcaccgaggtgagggttgcccgccccataaaaatgggcgtggttagggtgaccgagtcgtcgagaccggcggaggtggcggccgcattggccgctgcggggggttgctccgctgaagaaattaaaatgggggagattcgcacctccccccaaaggatggggactgtctgggcgagatgccatctcgcggcactcaaaaagttatccgcctctgggagggttctggtcgggtggtcctcggccagaatacaggcgctaccactgAGGCCATTGCAGtggtatcgctgcctggaaagagggcatgttaggcagcgatgcacctgcgaagctgataggtccgaccgctgctatgcggaGAGATGCGGGActgtgcggagagtcgggccacgtggtcagcaagtgtagcgccaccccgcggtgccccctctgttcggacctggggcggcccgcggggcatcgattgggggcaaaaggttgtgacccctcctcctcccagaggaagaagaagagtgccgttgaaggggcaggaacagccccaaggaacaggcatcaaggaccaagcctgcggagtcgaagaaggggggcaagaaaaatcccccagCCAAGGCGGCGAGTAAAAAtaccgcggaggcggctcgtaaagcctagGTATTAGGCCCAAGGGCaatatacttcaggccaacttgaaccactcggccagggctcaggacatgttgttccaaaccctggccgagtggaaggctgggttggtgatggccgcggagccgttccgagtcctcgacagaccagattggttcggggacgagggcggctccgtggcgattattggcaccgcagtaccctcacaccccgccccactggaacggggtcgggggttcgtcggcgtgctgtggggtgaaatagcggtggtggggctctatgccccgcccagatggcctctcgcgcaatatgaacagtacctggaccgggtgggggacttagtctcccgttgttccccccggccagtgctagtcctcggggacgttaatgcccatgcgtcactttggggctccccgaggacagacgcgagaggcagggcggtcgtaaattgtgcggcggggctaggactccacctgctcaatgtggggtccgttagcacctgcgtgcgtgcccagggggagtctatagtcgatctgtctttcgctactcccctggccgcgcgtatggtgcagagatggagggtggtggaagaggcggtcacacttagtgaccatctatacatccgcctcgaccttaccaccaccgcacgcagcccctgtggaccaccaccgctacgatgggcgctgaagaggatggacgaggacgtgctgatcgctgcagccctcgctctggcctcgctgccaacacctgccgggccggtcgcggacattggagaggaggtagaatggttccggggagccatgaaggcggtgcgcgacgccgccatgccccgggccaggaacctccccaggcgggccgcctactgttggacgggcgaaattggtgatctgagacgagattgtttcgcagcccgtcgccagtggcaaagggcccgcagaagaaggacattccgcgacccagcgagggaggaggatctgtacgggcagtaccgagttttggagactgtcctacaggcagccatcatGGAGTTTAAATCcggggcatgggacgagctcctaggctctctccagaaggacccatgggggcgcccatacaaaatggtgatgggcaagcttaagccctggaCGCCCCtggtcacggagagcctcgacccccagtttttgcgacgggtagtcgacactttgttcccacgagagagggaacacacccgccccccgccggaccacgaggaggtggattggtccgacgaactgggggtcacgggggaggagctggccggggcgattaaacggatgggggcccgaaacactgctccgggtcccgatggcgtccccggtccagtcggtggtccatgtgagtggagtcgacgtccaggtggggaagggccacaggtacttgggcctccacctggacagccactggcgcttcgaggagcacttcggtcgtctggcccctagactagatagggcaagcaacgcgcttgcccgtctactgcccaatatcggggggcccaacgagaaggttcgccctCTCTatgtggggatcgtgcggagaaTGGCCcgctatggtgcgcccatatgggcgaacgccctgatggattcccggcgcagccagcaactgctgcgccgtgctgagaggaggatagccatcagggtaatcagaggttaccgcacgggccgctacgaggcggcgatgaccctggcgggggttgtccccttcaagttccaggcggaggatgacgccaaagtcttctggcgtctgcgagcccttcgtctggacgggatcccgccagaagagatgaccgaagctgttgctaggattaggcgccaggcccggcagagagccctggatcGATGGCGACGCGAGTTcctcgagagcggcgccaccgtccagcgcgtggccggggcggtccttccagtgctcaagaaatggagggaccgcggccacggaaggctcacgattaggaccacacaggtgctcaccggacacggttgtttcggtgagttcctgcactggatccgggcggaggggacggcagcatgccatcactgcggggcgtagcgtgacaccgcgcaacataccctggaacactgtccagcgtttgcgcgggcccgtcacgccctgcggtgcgaagttggtggtgatctctcgccggcggcacttgtaaaagagatgctcgccggcgagaatcagtggagggcggggACCGATTACTGCcagacggtcatcgccctgaaggaggaagcggagcggggtcgggacagaacccaccccatccgcagaagaacgaggggcgccgtcgggggagaccccctgacggcgtcacctgagggagatggggcggtgggccgtgaagatgttacataccaggcccaccgcccccaacgggtagaagaggaggggggagcaccctctccccctTAAGAGGAGTTCTGTAgtgggacaccagtcaccccccggaagaggagcaccggggaggggcgaaggcccctccctcaataccgatcgcgcggccccgcgaaacttatgcggggccgcagggggccggggctggggcctcggtccctattgcacgcggcccgaggagtaccgtcatcgggtgtggcccccgatggcggcggagtttggcacgtagggggagggccaaagctagaccctcccccgagcaaggcggcgtcaacgcgccatgggtgtttgggccccagtgttgttcgtcagaggtcccggggccctccccaacacacagcgtaggccaccgtgggggttttagccggtaaaaatccggcactaccctcggctcctccccaggagggctgggggcgtctttcgaagatttcccccacatgaaaaaaaaaaaaggtttcagggggaatccattgtggatctgggctgggcgtcccctgtggctgggcgcatggtgcaaaattggagggtggcggcgagggagacgctgagtgatcatctatacatcaccttcagctactccctccccgacgcccccaggccggcgcgtTGCCCGctactgcgtcgctgggtgctgaagaggctggacaaggacatgctgatggccgcagcccttgccgggccggtcgcggacgttgagaGGGAGGcaaagtggttccgggaggcgatgaccgcaatatgcgacaccgccatgccccgggccccgcgcctgcccccccccccccggagggcggtgtactggtggccGGCTTTGTGAGGAGCCAGAGCCAGAaccagcgcccggatcgctcgTCGCACGATGGGGACCCCCACatcggcacggcggcaggtcctcaaccagtcccgcccggtggccagcaggtagtaatcatttgcgaataccgtggcccacaccccgggcgggaggatcacccgcaacGCCGCGTTGTAACCCAcattccataaggggggggcccagtttggacccctggggcactccgcagtcgacctccctccagtgcagcgtactgtcccggcccgtgtacagtatccacctgccatccaggaaggcccgatgatcctctgcagatacggggggacgttgtggtgaaccagcgccctccgcatcgtcccacggggcagggtgttgaacgcgtttgtaacgtccaaggagacgcccagcgccaccccaccccgggacgtggccaactcggcgagggtgcgcacccgctggatggcgtcgatggtgctgcaaccctcgcgaaacccgaactggatgtcggccagatcggggccaacgctcgacaggtggtggacgaggcggtttgcgatgacacgctcgatgAGCTTTCCCAcgtcgtccaacagcacaatgggccggtacgcagagggagaatctgcgggacgtccgtcctttcggaggaggaccagccgcccctccttccaaatcgaggggaacaccccctgatccaaagcggcgctgaagagggggcacagcctcggacctaggatgccggacgcgaaAACCCAGGCGctgccggggatgccgtccgggcccggggcggtgtccttggccccgagcaTTCTGACGGCATggcccagctcctcctctgtgacccccaggtcggtggaccaggcgacgggctccgccggccattgctggtggcgcgggtgtgTCATACCCTGATAACAATTAGTCATCGTCAACCCTCGAACCTCATACCCCCCGATAATCGCTAGTCATCGCCAACGCATCTTGGACCCGTCCTATTGCTCACCGCCAACCCTTGGACCCGTCTTGACACTCACCGCTAACTCTTGGACTCGCCTTGTTGCGCATCACCAACCCTTGGACCCGATAAGACCCCTCCACCAAACCAAAATGTATAAAAGGCCCTATGGCCTCACGAATAAAGGCTTAATGTACCGAAAAGTAGTACTGTACCGAACCTCTGCCCGAATTTCCTCCTGTCTACGGAATTAGGGACATCGTGAGTGGAGTGTTTGTGCGTATACACTTATTTCGTGTTCCGGTCCCCGTGACAATTTGGCGATCCTGCCAGGATACCACTCATCCACTGGAAGAAAACTTCGAAGGACTACGACTACGGTATAGACACCACGAAGGGACTACGTGAGCCGTCTCTCCAGGAACAGTGATATCTACGGACCGATCTACAGGAAAAGCAGGTAAAAGAAAACTGGCCTTCACACGTTATAGGAACGTACCGTCAATCATAGACTCAGACAGCTCTTGCTCCGACGATACTGAAGCCGAATTAACAACCATGTCTGACTCTACATTAAAACTCATTTTGGATAAACTCTCCAAAATGGACGAGAATTTCGCCCACGTTAACGCGCGGCTCGACCGAGCAGACAAGGACAACCTAAGCCGAGGCGAAGAAATACGCAGCTTAGCCGCACAAATAAATCTAATAGCGGTAACGGAAGATGACGCTACATCAATCACCAGTCAACCCGGTTATCAAGCTGCTAAACAACGTACACCCGCCGCTAAACACGACTGCCCCGAGGATGACGACCAAGGATCATCAGCTCCACCCGAAGAAAGAATATCGAGCCTCACCAGGAACCAACAAGCGACCGCACAACTGAAAGCCGCCGACGCCATAAGAACAGTCGAAACCTTGCGAGGAAGAGACGACGTAGGTGTCGAAGATTTCATACTTTCGGTAAGAAAAGCCAGAGCCAGGTGTTTAGAACCTGAACTACTATTAGATTTGATTctgattgaaaaaataattgaacacGCCAAACGAAATATACGATACATAAGAATCGACTCGTACGAAAAACTTTACGAGTGCCTCCGACAACACGTCTCTACACCCACCACCGTTGGAAACAGCCGAACGAAGTTACAAAGCATTAGACAAGGCTCAACAGAGAGCGTTCAATCCTACAATATGCGCTTCCGACAACAGCTCAATGAACTTCTCTACGCCACCCAGAACGAGAATAAAACGCCGATGGAAAGGAAAATCGCCATCAGCATAGAAGAAAGAGAAGCCGTGAGAACGTACATATTAAACCTACGTAGAGAAATCGGACAAATAGTGACAGCTTGCGATCCAACAACGTTATTACGTGCACAACAATTAGCAGCCGACAAGGAACAATGGCTGAGAGACGCGAACGGTGCCACCAAACGACCTCTGGCCAACAACAACCCACCACCGCGTCGGCCAGCAATCCCAGTGACTCAGCAGCAAACATCAAGCTTTAGACGACCAGATATGCAAACCCCACCACATCTACGCACCGAACTCAAGTGTACCAAGTGTAACAGGTTGGGACACACCGCCGACAGGTGCTACGCACGAAATTTTCCCTTGGGTCAGCAGGGCAAGATACCGCCCAGACGTGTCAACAAGGTAGAGGAAGAACAAAGTCCGTTGGACGAGACGAAGGAAGACTGCCCCGAATCAACTGTACCAGCGGAGGATTACAGCACATCCGAGCAAGATTACGAGGAATGGGAAACTACGGACGCTTACTCGTGGATACAGGAGCAGGAATAAATATCATCAAACGATCCTGCGTAATACCAGCTAAAATCAAAATGGAAACGGCCAAGAACTTCTTTATGGGACGCGACAAACATACGACTGACGAGACAGTAGAACTCATATCCTTTAACAAACCCCACACT includes:
- the LOC123988680 gene encoding uncharacterized protein LOC123988680, whose translation is MDENFAHVNARLDRADKDNLSRGEEIRSLAAQINLIAVTEDDATSITSQPGYQAAKQRTPAAKHDCPEDDDQGSSAPPEERISSLTRNQQATAQLKAADAIRTVETLRGRDDVGVEDFILSVRKARARCLEPELLLDLILIEKIIEHAKRNIRYIRIDSYEKLYECLRQHVSTPTTVGNSRTKLQSIRQGSTESVQSYNMRFRQQLNELLYATQNENKTPMERKIAISIEEREAVRTYILNLRREIGQIVTACDPTTLLRAQQLAADKEQWLRDANGATKRPLANNNPPPRRPAIPVTQQQTSSFRRPDMQTPPHLRTELKCTKCNRLGHTADRCYARNFPLGQQGKIPPRRVNKVEEEQSPLDETKEDCPESTVPAEDYSTSEQDYEEWETTDAYSWIQEQE